The Faecalibacterium prausnitzii genome includes a window with the following:
- a CDS encoding plasmid mobilization protein: protein MTKTNVQLTPSNSQHHDTPNNKTHVIKFRVTAKEKASLELTCKLLNLSLSTFIRRAIHNVKIEKTVIVAGGGEETLTAVSTLLAQCCKVGGNLNQLARHFNSGGADTEQIRAKILDELADLTAFRLHAEKVLGELYGNAQAYRLSRKSNCIVQP, encoded by the coding sequence ATGACCAAAACGAATGTTCAACTGACCCCTAGCAATTCCCAGCACCACGACACGCCGAACAACAAAACGCACGTCATCAAGTTCCGTGTGACAGCGAAGGAAAAAGCGTCACTGGAACTCACTTGCAAACTCCTGAATCTCTCCCTCTCCACTTTTATCCGCCGCGCCATCCACAACGTCAAGATCGAGAAAACGGTCATCGTTGCCGGCGGCGGCGAAGAAACCCTGACCGCTGTTTCCACTTTGCTTGCTCAGTGCTGCAAGGTGGGCGGAAACCTCAACCAGCTTGCAAGGCACTTCAATTCCGGCGGTGCAGACACCGAGCAGATCCGGGCGAAAATCCTTGACGAACTTGCAGACCTGACCGCATTCCGGCTCCACGCCGAGAAAGTTCTGGGTGAACTGTATGGCAACGCTCAAGCATATCGCCTCAGTCGCAAGAGCAACTGCATTGTTCAACCATAA
- a CDS encoding Abi family protein: protein MKPKKTAEELVQMLHDEKGIQFHLISEEQAVECFSQRNNYLRTASYRKNYPKHIAGPNAGKYIHLEFAYLTELSTLDFYLRELLLQMCIDVEHDLKVSLLRELEENPSEDGYAIVRDFLAQYPEILAAIERKTDASFTGELIEKYFAVCSVFPAQSPQAYLSTRIYDVDCPMWVLEELIGFGEFLRMYRFYAERNPQFTPLLPQRVLNPVKSLRNACAHNNCLLNALSRTSTTRPSPEISAFIASLDNISAGERRSKLTSRPMFEIVCLLYAYNKIVSPSVKKRRIKQLTEFVNGRMQRHIDYFEGPEGNKLIATSFEFLKKVVDKLN, encoded by the coding sequence ATGAAACCGAAAAAGACTGCGGAAGAACTTGTTCAGATGCTCCATGATGAAAAAGGTATCCAATTTCATCTCATTTCAGAAGAACAGGCCGTAGAATGTTTTTCACAGAGAAACAATTATCTGCGCACAGCATCTTATCGAAAAAATTACCCCAAACATATTGCTGGCCCAAATGCAGGAAAATACATCCATCTTGAGTTTGCATATTTGACTGAGCTGTCTACACTGGATTTTTACCTAAGGGAGCTTCTTCTGCAAATGTGCATTGATGTAGAGCATGATTTGAAAGTTTCGCTTCTGCGTGAATTAGAAGAAAATCCGAGTGAAGACGGCTATGCAATCGTCCGTGATTTTCTTGCACAATACCCGGAGATTTTGGCAGCTATCGAACGAAAAACAGACGCCTCCTTTACAGGCGAACTAATTGAAAAGTATTTTGCAGTATGTTCTGTTTTCCCGGCACAGAGTCCGCAGGCGTATCTATCAACACGTATTTATGACGTTGATTGTCCAATGTGGGTTCTGGAAGAACTGATTGGATTTGGCGAATTTTTGCGTATGTACCGTTTTTATGCAGAACGAAATCCACAGTTTACACCACTGTTACCCCAAAGAGTTTTGAATCCGGTCAAAAGTTTGCGCAATGCTTGCGCGCATAATAACTGTTTGCTCAATGCGCTGTCTCGCACGAGCACAACAAGGCCATCACCTGAGATCTCGGCCTTTATTGCATCACTCGACAATATCTCAGCTGGTGAACGCCGCAGCAAATTGACAAGCCGTCCGATGTTTGAAATTGTCTGCTTGCTATATGCTTATAACAAAATTGTTAGCCCTTCCGTCAAAAAACGTCGGATAAAGCAACTCACTGAATTCGTAAACGGTCGAATGCAAAGGCATATAGATTATTTTGAAGGTCCAGAAGGAAACAAATTGATAGCAACTTCTTTTGAATTTCTGAAAAAAGTTGTTGACAAGTTGAATTAG
- a CDS encoding class I SAM-dependent DNA methyltransferase produces MSEQSSNIISKVWGLCNPLRDDGVSYGDYLEQLTYLIFLKMSDEYSRPPYKRETGIPKSYTWSDMNTLKGAELENQYRAILERLGDEGGILGQIFKGAVNKISNVSILYRVVQMIDKENWVSMSSDVKGEIYEGLLQKNAEDVKSGAGQYFTPRPLIKAMVACLRPEPKKTIADPCCGSGGFFLAAQAFLADPKNYALDRTEKEFLKNETFYGTELVVATFKLCLMNLYLHNIGDLYGKVPVMRGDALLSDPGYRVDYVLTNPPFGKKSSITFTNEEEEQEEEDLVYNRQDFWTTSSNKQLNFIQHINTILKPTGKAAVVVPDNVLFEGGAGEIIRKKLLDTTDLHTILRLPTGIFYKPGVKANVIFFDKRPASPERQTKEVWIYDFRTNVHFTLRQHPMTDADLQNFIQCYHPENRHERTETWSQENPEGRWRRFTVDEILERDKTSLDIFWLKDKSLADLDNLPAPDELAADIIENLQSALESFQELMGQLKKND; encoded by the coding sequence ATGAGCGAACAATCTTCGAATATCATCTCCAAAGTATGGGGACTTTGCAATCCGCTGCGAGATGATGGTGTATCTTACGGCGATTATCTTGAGCAACTTACCTACCTGATTTTCCTGAAAATGTCCGATGAATACTCCCGCCCGCCGTATAAGCGAGAAACCGGCATCCCTAAAAGTTACACTTGGTCAGATATGAACACGCTCAAGGGCGCAGAGCTGGAAAATCAGTACCGCGCTATACTGGAGCGGCTGGGCGATGAGGGCGGCATTTTAGGGCAGATCTTCAAAGGGGCCGTCAACAAAATCAGCAATGTTTCCATCCTGTACCGCGTGGTGCAGATGATCGACAAGGAAAACTGGGTGTCCATGTCTTCCGATGTGAAGGGCGAGATCTACGAAGGGTTGCTGCAAAAGAACGCCGAGGACGTAAAAAGTGGTGCAGGGCAGTATTTTACACCCCGCCCGCTCATCAAAGCAATGGTGGCCTGTCTGCGCCCGGAACCGAAAAAGACGATTGCTGACCCCTGCTGTGGAAGCGGCGGCTTTTTCCTTGCTGCACAGGCGTTCTTGGCTGACCCAAAGAACTATGCACTCGACCGTACAGAGAAAGAATTCCTGAAAAACGAAACGTTCTATGGAACTGAACTTGTGGTCGCAACCTTCAAACTCTGTCTGATGAATCTGTATCTGCACAACATCGGTGACCTGTACGGCAAAGTCCCTGTCATGCGTGGGGATGCGCTGTTGTCTGACCCGGGTTATCGTGTGGACTATGTACTGACGAACCCGCCGTTCGGTAAAAAATCCTCCATCACCTTCACCAATGAAGAAGAGGAGCAGGAAGAAGAGGATCTGGTCTACAACCGGCAGGATTTCTGGACGACCAGCTCGAATAAACAGCTCAACTTTATCCAGCATATCAATACGATTCTGAAGCCGACCGGAAAGGCGGCCGTTGTTGTACCGGATAACGTTCTATTCGAAGGTGGTGCAGGCGAGATCATCCGTAAAAAGCTGTTGGACACCACGGACTTGCACACCATTCTCCGCCTGCCAACTGGCATTTTTTACAAGCCGGGTGTAAAGGCAAATGTGATTTTCTTCGATAAGCGTCCCGCCAGCCCAGAGCGTCAGACAAAGGAAGTCTGGATCTACGATTTTCGCACAAATGTTCACTTTACGCTTCGTCAGCATCCCATGACGGACGCTGACTTGCAGAATTTCATTCAATGCTATCATCCAGAAAACCGCCACGAACGCACAGAAACATGGTCACAGGAAAATCCAGAAGGCCGCTGGCGCAGATTCACGGTAGATGAAATTCTGGAACGTGATAAAACCAGTCTGGATATTTTCTGGCTGAAGGACAAGTCGCTTGCCGATTTGGACAATCTCCCTGCGCCGGACGAACTTGCCGCGGATATTATTGAAAATTTGCAGAGTGCTCTGGAAAGTTTTCAGGAATTGATGGGGCAACTGAAAAAGAACGATTGA
- a CDS encoding restriction endonuclease subunit S yields the protein MQYTEYELGELLPFEQPTAYIVKSTDYSDAYATPVLTAGKSFILGKTNETDGIFDQLPVIIFDDFTTATQFVNFRFKVKSSAMKILHINTDLVIPKYIFYRLQIIQFDHSTHKRYWIQSYSKIKVLIPPLDEQSRIVTRIDELFSELDKAVDTLKTTKEQLEVYRQAVLKEIFDSVSTTSVHIKDVCLDIKVGIVIKPTQYYVSENGVPAFRNANVRRGYINDTDWVMISKEGHQQNCRSEVHTNDVLISRSGANLGMASVVPARYNGYNAIDVVIAVPDISKVIPEFLAQYTNSPMGRAIVKKNERGAAQGHLNVSAYANLPIGVPDLQEQEKLVKQISDRLSVCDSIEKTVDTALAQADAMRQSILKQAFEGTL from the coding sequence GTGCAATATACAGAATATGAACTGGGTGAATTATTGCCATTTGAGCAACCAACAGCATATATTGTAAAGTCTACCGACTATAGCGATGCCTATGCCACGCCGGTTTTAACCGCAGGAAAGTCTTTCATTTTGGGAAAAACAAATGAAACCGATGGTATTTTTGACCAGTTGCCAGTCATCATTTTTGATGACTTTACAACTGCAACTCAATTTGTGAATTTCAGATTCAAAGTAAAATCTTCAGCAATGAAGATTTTGCATATTAACACCGATTTAGTCATTCCAAAGTATATCTTTTATCGTCTACAAATCATCCAGTTCGACCATAGCACGCATAAGAGGTATTGGATTCAATCTTACTCAAAAATTAAAGTGTTAATTCCCCCATTAGACGAGCAATCCCGAATCGTTACCCGAATCGACGAGCTTTTTTCTGAGCTTGACAAGGCTGTTGATACTCTTAAAACTACAAAAGAGCAGTTAGAGGTATATCGGCAGGCTGTGCTAAAGGAAATTTTTGATTCTGTCTCAACAACATCGGTTCATATAAAAGACGTTTGCTTAGATATAAAGGTTGGAATTGTTATAAAACCAACTCAATATTATGTTTCCGAAAATGGTGTTCCTGCTTTTCGCAATGCAAATGTTCGTAGAGGATATATTAACGATACTGACTGGGTGATGATTTCAAAAGAAGGTCACCAGCAAAATTGTAGAAGTGAAGTTCACACAAATGATGTTCTTATCTCACGTTCCGGAGCAAACTTGGGAATGGCATCGGTCGTTCCTGCGCGGTATAATGGATACAATGCAATAGATGTGGTCATTGCCGTTCCGGATATATCCAAAGTTATTCCAGAATTCTTAGCACAATACACCAATTCTCCGATGGGTAGAGCTATTGTAAAGAAAAATGAACGAGGTGCCGCACAAGGTCACCTAAATGTATCTGCTTATGCAAATCTTCCTATTGGTGTACCGGATTTGCAGGAGCAAGAAAAATTGGTAAAACAAATATCGGACAGGCTTTCCGTTTGCGATAGCATTGAAAAAACAGTTGATACCGCACTTGCACAGGCGGATGCAATGCGGCAGAGTATTTTGAAACAGGCGTTTGAAGGAACATTGTAA
- a CDS encoding type I restriction-modification enzyme R subunit C-terminal domain-containing protein, with product MTPEARAREQIDNRLWQSGWTIQDLKQLNLTVASGVAVREFPTNTGPVDYALFIEGVPVGVVEAKKDEEGQALTDVETQSSRYANSQFKWVKREYKVRFAYEATGELVRFTDYADLKYRSREVFSFHRPETLKRWLAEPDTVRNNLKRIPQLDESGFRKCQISAIHGLDTSFSENRPRALVQMATGAGKTFTAITAAYRLLKYGRMNCILFLVDTRSLGEQAEREFMAYKPNDDPRSFSELYGVRRLKNSYISGDVQVCISTIQRMYSILKGEELDEQAEEIPFAEYVTAESKAPKEVVYNAKIPPEFFDCIIVDECHRSIYNVWSQVLSYFDAFIIGLTATPDKRTIGYFNENFVSEYTREQAVLDGVNVGEDIYLIETDVTKNGATILKQLIERRNRLTRAKRWEQMDEDVFYTQSKLDKDVVNPSQIRAVIRTFKEALHTTLFPYRKEVPKTLIFAKTDSHADDIVQIVREEFGEGNDFCRKITYSAQNPEAVLSSFRNDYNPRIAVTVDMIATGTDVKPIECLLFMRDVRSSNYFEQMKGRGTRTLSKDDLQKVTPSATENKDHFVIVDAVGVTKSKKTETRTLERKPAVSMKELMMNIALGARDEDTLTSLANRVIRLSRRMERSEHKQFKETVGETAEQVAENLLNAFDEDVIHAKAQTKSGVLTPAPEQLAQTQKELIEQAVAPFQKPEVRDFIENVRRSHDQIIDSVNLDKVLFAGYDTNQEETADRVISTFKDFIEENKDEIIALRIIYNETYKKRPMVLKNLTELYQKLKAKGITVERLWDCYAIKQPGKVKKGTLAQLTDLISIIRFQMGYTDTLSPFADRVNYNFKQWTFRRNTGAVHFTAEQMEWLRLIKEHIITSLSILPEDLEYTPFDSKGGLGGFYRVFGEKYQEILDEMNEELVA from the coding sequence ATGACTCCGGAAGCAAGAGCGAGGGAACAGATCGATAACAGATTGTGGCAAAGTGGCTGGACAATTCAGGATCTGAAACAACTAAATCTGACGGTTGCTTCCGGTGTTGCAGTGCGCGAGTTCCCTACCAATACCGGTCCGGTGGATTATGCACTTTTCATTGAGGGAGTGCCAGTTGGTGTTGTAGAGGCAAAGAAAGACGAAGAAGGTCAAGCACTGACAGATGTGGAAACGCAGTCCAGCCGCTATGCAAATAGCCAGTTCAAATGGGTAAAGCGGGAGTACAAGGTTCGGTTCGCCTACGAAGCCACTGGCGAATTGGTGCGTTTTACCGATTACGCAGATCTTAAATACCGTTCGCGCGAGGTATTCTCGTTCCACCGCCCGGAGACGTTGAAACGCTGGCTTGCTGAACCGGATACTGTGCGCAACAATCTGAAGCGTATCCCGCAGCTGGATGAATCGGGCTTCCGCAAATGTCAAATCAGTGCAATTCATGGTCTGGACACTTCTTTTTCAGAAAATCGACCGCGCGCTCTTGTGCAGATGGCAACCGGCGCAGGCAAGACCTTTACAGCCATTACTGCCGCCTATCGGCTGTTGAAATACGGCAGAATGAATTGCATCCTGTTTCTGGTAGATACCCGCAGCCTTGGTGAACAGGCCGAGCGCGAGTTCATGGCATACAAGCCCAATGATGATCCTCGCAGCTTTTCGGAATTGTATGGTGTACGCCGGTTAAAAAACTCTTATATTTCCGGGGATGTACAGGTCTGCATCAGTACGATTCAGCGGATGTATTCCATTCTAAAAGGGGAAGAACTGGACGAACAGGCAGAAGAGATTCCCTTTGCGGAATATGTCACCGCCGAAAGCAAAGCACCAAAAGAGGTCGTCTACAATGCCAAAATTCCGCCGGAGTTCTTTGACTGTATCATTGTAGATGAATGCCATCGTTCTATTTACAATGTATGGAGTCAAGTGCTTTCCTATTTTGATGCGTTTATCATCGGCCTGACCGCTACGCCGGATAAGCGAACCATCGGCTACTTCAATGAAAATTTTGTCAGCGAATATACGCGAGAGCAGGCCGTTCTGGACGGCGTTAACGTTGGCGAGGACATTTATCTGATTGAAACCGATGTGACGAAAAATGGTGCAACCATCCTAAAGCAGTTGATCGAGCGGCGTAACCGCCTGACGCGCGCAAAACGCTGGGAGCAGATGGACGAGGATGTGTTCTACACACAGTCCAAGTTGGATAAGGATGTCGTAAATCCAAGCCAGATCCGTGCTGTGATTCGCACCTTCAAAGAAGCACTCCATACCACGTTGTTCCCCTACCGGAAAGAAGTCCCCAAAACGCTGATTTTTGCCAAGACGGACAGCCATGCAGACGATATTGTGCAGATCGTCCGGGAAGAATTCGGCGAAGGAAACGATTTTTGCAGAAAGATCACTTACAGTGCGCAGAATCCGGAAGCCGTTCTCAGCTCGTTCCGGAATGACTACAACCCACGTATAGCCGTTACTGTGGATATGATCGCGACCGGTACGGATGTAAAGCCCATCGAGTGCCTGCTGTTCATGCGGGATGTGCGCAGCAGCAATTACTTCGAGCAGATGAAAGGCCGCGGCACCCGCACGCTGAGCAAGGATGATTTACAAAAGGTAACACCTTCTGCTACGGAAAACAAAGATCATTTTGTGATCGTGGATGCAGTGGGTGTAACCAAATCCAAAAAGACCGAGACCCGCACGCTGGAACGCAAGCCAGCGGTTTCCATGAAGGAACTGATGATGAACATTGCACTCGGTGCGCGGGATGAGGATACCTTGACTTCTCTTGCAAACCGTGTGATTCGTCTCAGCCGCAGGATGGAACGCAGCGAACACAAGCAGTTCAAAGAAACCGTAGGGGAAACCGCAGAGCAGGTTGCGGAGAATCTGCTGAATGCCTTTGATGAAGATGTCATTCATGCCAAAGCGCAAACAAAAAGCGGTGTGCTTACGCCCGCACCGGAACAGCTTGCACAGACCCAGAAAGAGCTCATCGAACAGGCCGTTGCACCTTTCCAGAAGCCGGAAGTTCGCGATTTTATTGAAAATGTCCGCCGCAGCCATGACCAGATCATCGACAGCGTCAATTTGGACAAGGTACTCTTTGCCGGTTATGACACTAATCAGGAGGAAACGGCAGACCGGGTGATTTCTACATTCAAGGATTTCATCGAGGAAAATAAAGATGAGATCATTGCCCTGCGCATCATCTACAATGAAACGTATAAAAAACGTCCGATGGTACTGAAAAATCTGACGGAACTGTATCAAAAACTCAAAGCAAAGGGCATCACGGTCGAGCGTCTGTGGGATTGTTATGCCATCAAGCAGCCTGGCAAGGTAAAGAAAGGCACACTCGCTCAGCTGACCGATCTGATTTCTATTATCCGTTTTCAGATGGGCTATACGGATACCCTTTCGCCCTTTGCCGACCGGGTAAACTATAACTTCAAACAGTGGACTTTCCGCCGCAATACCGGTGCGGTTCACTTTACCGCTGAGCAGATGGAATGGCTGCGGCTGATCAAGGAGCATATTATCACATCACTGAGCATTCTGCCGGAGGACTTGGAGTATACGCCGTTTGACAGCAAAGGCGGCTTAGGTGGGTTCTATCGGGTGTTCGGAGAAAAGTATCAGGAGATTTTGGATGAAATGAATGAGGAATTGGTAGCGTAA
- a CDS encoding flavocytochrome c, with protein MKKKNVLASLLLAGAMFLTACGGSASSTSAAGGVSGSFTGTAKGMGDVSVTLTLTDNVITDCTAKGDEETPGIGSVVIEQFPGEVVEGNTINLDSISGATITSNAFVEAAKAALTEAGLNPDDYMAKADKTANGETVSYDADVVVIGAGGAGMTAAMTAADAGQKVVILESQAMVGGNSARATGGMNAAKTVYQDENEFDQAAGVEKTLATAAEKYADNETITALAKTVSEQWAAYQANPTGYFDSVELMELDTMVGGKGINDPELVETLCEGTADAIDWLDENGITLHNVSSFGGASVKRIHRPVNEEGKVVSVGAYMIPLLQENCEKRGIDIVLNTTVDTILTDANGAAVGVSGTDKDGNTVVVNAKSVILATGGFGANLDMVTQYKPELAGFMTTNAAGAQGQGIEMATAIGAGTVDMDQIQIHPTVEANTAALITEGLRGDGAILVNANGERFVDEVGTRDVVSAAEIAQPGSYSWLIVDQAMADASSVIQGYIKKGYTKTGATYEELAKELDVDPAAFANTMETWNSYVEAKNDPDFGRTSFANPLNNGPYYAIKVTAGVHHTMGGVTINSATEVLKEDGTVIPGLFAAGEVTGGVHGANRLGGTAVADFVVFGRIAGESAANYASAQ; from the coding sequence ATGAAGAAAAAGAACGTTCTGGCTTCGCTGCTCCTGGCAGGTGCGATGTTCCTGACCGCATGCGGCGGCAGCGCATCCTCCACCAGCGCAGCAGGCGGCGTGTCCGGCAGCTTTACCGGCACGGCCAAGGGCATGGGCGATGTGTCCGTCACCCTGACCCTGACAGACAACGTCATTACCGACTGCACCGCCAAGGGCGACGAGGAGACCCCCGGCATTGGCTCGGTGGTCATTGAGCAGTTCCCCGGCGAAGTTGTGGAAGGCAACACCATCAACCTCGACAGCATCAGCGGTGCAACCATCACCTCCAATGCGTTCGTGGAGGCTGCCAAGGCTGCTCTGACCGAGGCCGGCCTGAACCCTGACGATTATATGGCCAAGGCAGACAAGACCGCCAACGGCGAGACCGTCAGCTATGATGCCGACGTCGTCGTCATCGGTGCCGGCGGCGCAGGAATGACCGCCGCCATGACCGCTGCTGATGCAGGCCAGAAGGTCGTCATCCTGGAGAGCCAGGCCATGGTGGGCGGCAACTCTGCCCGCGCTACCGGCGGCATGAATGCAGCCAAGACCGTCTATCAGGACGAGAACGAGTTCGATCAGGCTGCCGGTGTGGAAAAGACGCTGGCAACGGCTGCTGAAAAGTATGCCGACAATGAGACCATCACCGCACTGGCCAAGACCGTTTCCGAGCAGTGGGCAGCCTATCAGGCCAACCCCACCGGCTACTTCGACAGCGTAGAGCTGATGGAGTTGGACACCATGGTCGGCGGCAAGGGCATCAATGACCCGGAGCTGGTCGAGACCCTGTGCGAAGGCACGGCAGACGCCATCGACTGGCTGGATGAGAACGGCATCACCCTGCACAACGTCTCCAGCTTCGGCGGCGCATCCGTCAAGCGCATCCACCGCCCGGTCAATGAAGAGGGCAAGGTCGTCTCCGTGGGCGCTTACATGATCCCGCTGCTGCAGGAGAACTGCGAGAAGCGCGGCATCGACATCGTGCTGAACACCACCGTGGATACCATCCTGACCGATGCCAACGGCGCAGCCGTGGGCGTTTCCGGTACCGATAAGGACGGCAACACCGTCGTCGTCAACGCTAAGAGCGTCATTCTGGCCACCGGCGGTTTCGGTGCCAACCTCGATATGGTCACCCAGTACAAGCCCGAACTGGCAGGCTTCATGACCACCAATGCCGCAGGCGCACAGGGCCAGGGCATTGAGATGGCGACTGCCATCGGCGCAGGCACTGTGGATATGGACCAGATCCAGATCCACCCCACCGTCGAGGCCAACACCGCCGCCCTCATCACCGAGGGCCTGCGCGGTGACGGCGCGATCCTCGTCAACGCCAACGGCGAGCGCTTCGTCGACGAAGTCGGCACCCGCGACGTGGTCTCTGCTGCCGAGATCGCACAGCCGGGCAGCTACAGCTGGCTGATCGTCGATCAGGCCATGGCCGATGCGTCCAGCGTCATCCAGGGCTACATCAAGAAGGGCTACACCAAGACTGGTGCGACCTACGAAGAGCTGGCCAAGGAGCTGGACGTTGATCCTGCTGCCTTCGCCAACACCATGGAGACCTGGAACAGCTATGTTGAGGCCAAGAACGACCCCGACTTTGGCCGCACCAGCTTTGCAAACCCGCTGAACAATGGCCCCTACTATGCCATTAAGGTCACCGCCGGTGTCCACCACACCATGGGCGGCGTGACCATCAACAGCGCCACCGAGGTGCTGAAGGAAGACGGCACCGTCATCCCCGGCCTGTTCGCAGCCGGTGAAGTGACGGGCGGCGTTCACGGTGCAAACCGTCTGGGCGGCACCGCCGTGGCCGACTTTGTGGTCTTTGGCCGCATCGCCGGTGAGAGCGCAGCCAACTACGCAAGCGCACAGTAA
- a CDS encoding methylated-DNA--[protein]-cysteine S-methyltransferase, with translation MMYTLHYDSPLGGILLAADDVGLTGLWFDGELYFAEGLDPEHTAQKTPILQQAERWLEVYFSGREPGFTPPLHPMGSSFRQAVWELLLQIPYGQTTTYGALAKQLAEKQGRPRMSAQAVGGAVGHNRIAILIPCHRVVGTNGSLTGYAGGIDKKEKLLRMEHVNMEQFFVP, from the coding sequence ATGATGTACACACTGCATTACGATTCCCCGCTGGGCGGCATCCTGCTGGCGGCAGATGATGTGGGCTTGACAGGGCTTTGGTTTGACGGCGAACTGTATTTTGCCGAGGGTCTGGACCCGGAACACACAGCGCAGAAAACGCCCATCCTGCAGCAGGCAGAGCGCTGGCTGGAGGTCTATTTCAGCGGCCGGGAACCGGGTTTCACCCCGCCGCTCCATCCCATGGGTTCCTCTTTCCGGCAGGCAGTGTGGGAGCTGCTGCTGCAGATCCCCTACGGCCAGACCACGACCTACGGTGCGCTGGCAAAGCAGCTGGCGGAAAAGCAGGGCAGGCCCCGCATGTCTGCACAGGCAGTGGGCGGTGCCGTCGGGCACAATCGGATTGCGATCCTTATCCCGTGCCACCGGGTCGTCGGAACGAACGGCAGCCTGACCGGCTATGCGGGCGGCATCGACAAAAAGGAAAAACTGCTGCGGATGGAACACGTCAACATGGAGCAGTTCTTTGTGCCGTAA
- a CDS encoding biotin--[acetyl-CoA-carboxylase] ligase encodes MASNTKQALLQALSAAEGGYISGQRLAETLGVSRAAVHKAAAALAAQGYALHSAPRRGYRLTGGDPFCAEAVGSYPAPIYLYDSLESSNLTAKQLALTGAPHGTLVLTGHQQAGRGRMGRVFESPAGKGVYLSLLLRPDLSAADAQTVTIGAAVAVARAVKALCGLELSIKWVNDLYYQGRKVCGILTEAGTDIESGQLEWLVVGIGLNLTTSPADWPEELARTAGSLYPGGPSPVGRAALAGAIARELLALCPDFSCLDEYRALCFVPGHWVTVCTNRETYAAKALFIDGCGQLVVERENGRTVALRHGEVSIHPARTT; translated from the coding sequence ATGGCCTCAAATACGAAGCAGGCGTTGCTGCAAGCGCTTTCCGCCGCCGAGGGCGGCTACATTTCCGGCCAGCGGCTGGCCGAGACGCTCGGCGTGAGCCGCGCCGCCGTCCACAAAGCCGCTGCCGCCCTTGCGGCCCAGGGGTACGCGCTGCACTCCGCCCCCCGCCGGGGCTACCGGCTGACCGGCGGCGACCCATTCTGCGCCGAGGCCGTGGGCAGCTACCCTGCGCCCATCTACCTCTACGACAGCCTCGAAAGCTCCAATCTGACGGCCAAGCAGCTGGCGCTGACCGGTGCCCCGCACGGGACGCTGGTGCTCACCGGCCACCAGCAGGCCGGGCGCGGGCGGATGGGCCGAGTCTTCGAAAGCCCTGCCGGCAAGGGCGTTTACCTTTCGCTGCTGCTCCGCCCGGACCTTTCCGCCGCCGATGCCCAGACCGTGACCATCGGGGCCGCTGTCGCTGTGGCGCGGGCCGTGAAGGCCCTCTGCGGGCTGGAGCTGAGCATCAAGTGGGTGAACGACCTCTACTATCAGGGCAGGAAGGTCTGCGGCATTCTGACCGAGGCGGGCACCGACATCGAGAGCGGCCAGCTGGAATGGCTGGTGGTGGGCATCGGCCTCAACCTCACCACGTCCCCTGCCGACTGGCCGGAGGAACTGGCCCGCACCGCAGGCAGCCTGTATCCGGGCGGCCCCTCCCCCGTTGGCCGCGCCGCACTGGCTGGGGCCATTGCGCGGGAGCTTCTGGCCCTCTGCCCGGACTTTTCGTGCCTCGACGAATACCGCGCCCTCTGCTTCGTGCCAGGCCACTGGGTCACGGTCTGCACCAACCGCGAGACCTACGCCGCCAAAGCCCTGTTCATCGACGGCTGCGGCCAGCTCGTCGTCGAGCGCGAGAACGGCCGCACGGTCGCCCTGCGCCACGGCGAGGTCAGCATCCACCCCGCCCGCACGACCTGA
- a CDS encoding RNA polymerase sigma factor: protein MVQKYQGLVYTVCHQLVPDAGDAQDLAQETFLAAWRAIDRCPPGYEKQWLARIASNKAKDHLRSAWVRRVNTPGDDVLALEGAPPGYEPEQRVLEELGEARLTDMILNLREPYKTPCRLMLLEQHTAAEAAALCGRPQKTVEAQVYRAKKMLAETIRQERRSEDGMVSG from the coding sequence CTGGTGCAGAAGTATCAGGGGCTCGTCTACACCGTCTGCCACCAGCTCGTACCGGATGCAGGCGATGCGCAGGACCTGGCCCAGGAAACGTTCCTGGCGGCGTGGCGGGCCATCGACCGCTGCCCGCCCGGCTACGAAAAGCAATGGCTGGCGCGCATTGCCTCCAACAAGGCGAAGGATCATCTGCGCAGCGCGTGGGTGCGGCGGGTGAATACCCCCGGCGACGATGTGCTGGCGCTGGAAGGTGCCCCGCCCGGTTATGAGCCGGAACAGCGGGTGCTGGAGGAGCTGGGCGAGGCGCGGCTGACTGACATGATCCTGAACCTGCGGGAACCCTACAAGACGCCCTGCCGCCTGATGCTGCTGGAACAGCACACCGCTGCCGAAGCCGCTGCCCTCTGCGGGCGGCCGCAAAAGACGGTGGAAGCACAGGTCTACCGGGCAAAGAAGATGCTGGCGGAAACGATCCGCCAGGAAAGGAGGAGCGAAGATGGAATGGTTTCGGGATGA